In Microbacterium sp. 1.5R, the following are encoded in one genomic region:
- a CDS encoding 3-hydroxyacyl-CoA dehydrogenase family protein produces the protein MSDIGSAPNRVGVLGGGRMGAGIAHAFLLAGSHVSVIERDAASADAALTRIGDSIRRSVDRDPSLDEAELTARITTGVDPGAFAAVDLAIEAVPEDRALKEDALSRAEAVLPPSAVLASNTSSISIDDLAAGRRHPERFLGLHFFNPVPASALVEVVRGAATDRSVVESATAWVAALGKTPIVVSDSPGFASSRLGVMLGLEAIRMLEEGVASAADIDAAMTLGYRHPMGPLRTTDIVGLDVRLGIAEELERTLGERFAAPELLRRMVAEGKLGRKSGEGFYAWNEER, from the coding sequence ATGAGCGACATCGGCAGCGCCCCGAATCGGGTCGGCGTGCTCGGAGGCGGCCGCATGGGAGCCGGCATCGCACATGCGTTCCTGCTCGCCGGATCTCACGTCAGCGTGATCGAGCGCGATGCGGCGAGCGCCGACGCGGCGCTGACCCGCATCGGCGACAGCATCCGCAGATCCGTCGACCGCGACCCCTCTCTCGACGAGGCCGAATTGACCGCGCGCATCACGACCGGCGTCGATCCCGGAGCCTTCGCCGCGGTCGACCTCGCGATCGAGGCGGTTCCCGAAGACCGGGCCCTCAAGGAGGACGCACTGTCGCGGGCCGAAGCCGTGCTACCCCCGTCGGCGGTTCTGGCGAGCAACACCTCGTCGATCTCGATCGACGATCTCGCTGCGGGCCGCAGGCATCCGGAGCGATTCCTCGGCCTGCACTTCTTCAATCCGGTGCCCGCGTCGGCCCTAGTCGAGGTCGTGCGCGGCGCAGCGACCGACCGGTCGGTCGTCGAGAGCGCCACCGCCTGGGTGGCCGCCCTCGGCAAGACGCCGATCGTCGTCAGCGACTCCCCGGGCTTCGCGTCGTCGCGGCTGGGCGTGATGCTGGGCCTCGAGGCGATCCGGATGCTCGAGGAGGGCGTCGCCTCGGCCGCCGACATCGATGCCGCGATGACGCTCGGGTATCGGCATCCGATGGGTCCGCTGCGCACCACCGACATCGTCGGGCTCGATGTACGCCTCGGCATCGCCGAAGAGCTGGAGCGCACGCTCGGCGAGCGATTCGCTGCACCGGAACTGCTGCGCCGCATGGTCGCCGAGGGAAAGCTGGGCCGCAAGAGCGGCGAAGGGTTCTACGCATGGAACGAGGAGAGATGA